A DNA window from Pseudorasbora parva isolate DD20220531a chromosome 5, ASM2467924v1, whole genome shotgun sequence contains the following coding sequences:
- the LOC137075793 gene encoding melanoma-associated antigen C1-like, protein MCCGKLFPHQRITSVLDRVRSVPESASVSAQSPSPLQCPLGPRVRFSVRSVPKSASVSAQSLSPLQCPLSPRVRFSVRSVPKSASVSAQSLSPLQCPLGPRVCFSVRSVPKSASVSAQSLSPLQCPLSPRVRFSVRSVPESASVSAESPSPLQCPLSPRVLFSVRSVPESASVSAQSPSPLQCPLSPRVRFSVRSVLESASVSAQSPIPESASVSAESPSPLQCLLSPRVRFSVCSVPESFSVLLVPESASVSAQSPSPLQCPLSPRVLFSVRSVPESASVSAQSLSPLQCPLGPRVRFSVRSVPESASVSAQSLSPLQFPESASVSAQSPSPLQCPLGPRVRFSVRSVPKSASVSAQSLSPLQCPLSPRVRFSVRSVPKSASVSAQSLSPLQCPLGPRVCFSVRSVPKSASVSAQSLSPLQCPLSPRVRFSVRSVPESASVSAESPSPLQCPLSPRVLFSVRSVPESASVSAQSPSPLQCPLSPRVRFSVCSVPESASVSAQSPSPLQFPESASVSAQSPSPLQCPLGPRVRFSVRSVPKSASVSAQSLSPLQCPLSPRVRFSVRSVPKSASVSAQSLSPLQCPLSPRVRFSVRSVPESASVSAESPSPLQCPLSPRVLFSVRSVPESASVSAQSPSPLQCPLSPRVRFSVRSVPESASVSAQSPSPLQLSAQSLSPLQCPLSPRVLFSVRSVPESASVSAQSQSPLQCPLSPRVRFSVRSVPKSASVSAQSLSLLQCPLSPRVSFSVRSVPESAQSPSPLQCPLSPRVRFSVRSVPESAPVSAPAPESTPVSAPALESAPVSAPAPESTPVSTQAPESTPVSAPAPESTPVSAQAP, encoded by the exons ATGTGTTGTGGAAAACTTTTTCCACACCAGAGAATAACATCCGTTCTGGACCG TGTCCGCTCAGTCCCTGAGTCTGCTTCAGTGTCCGCTCAGTCCCCGAGTCCGCTTCAGTGTCCGCTCGGTCCCCGAGTCCGCTTCAGTGTCCGCTCAGTCCCCAAGTCCGCTTCAGTGTCTGCTCAGTCCCTGAGTCCGCTTCAGTGTCCGCTCAGTCCCCGAGTCCGCTTCAGTGTCCGCTCAGTCCCCAAGTCCGCTTCAGTGTCTGCTCAGTCCCTGAGTCCGCTTCAGTGTCCGCTCGGTCCCCGAGTCTGCTTCAGTGTCCGCTCAGTCCCCAAGTCCGCTTCAGTGTCTGCTCAGTCCCTGAGTCCGCTTCAGTGTCCGCTCAGTCCCCGAGTCCGCTTCAGTGTCCGCTCAGTCCCCGAGTCCGCTTCAGTGTCCGCTGAGTCCCCGAGTCCGCTTCAGTGTCCGCTCAGTCCCCGAGTCCTCTTCAGTGTCCGCTCAGTCCCTGAGTCCGCTTCAGTGTCTGCTCAGTCCCCGAGTCCGCTTCAGTGTCCGCTGAGTCCCCGAGTCCGCTTCAGTGTCCGCTCAGTCCTTGAGTCCGCTTCAGTGTCCGCTCAGTCCCCGA TCCCCGAGTCCGCTTCAGTGTCCGCTGAGTCCCCGAGTCCGCTTCAGTGTCTGCTCAGTCCCCGAGTCCGCTTCAGTGTCTGCTCAGTCCCTGAGTCATTCAGTGTCCTCTTAGTCCCTGAGTCCGCTTCAGTGTCCGCTCAGTCCCCGAGTCCGCTTCAGTGTCCGCTCAGTCCCCGAGTCCTCTTCAGTGTCCGCTCAGTCCCTGAGTCCGCTTCAGTGTCCGCTCAGTCCCTGAGTCCGCTTCAGTGTCCGCTCGGTCCCCGAGTCCGCTTCAGTGTCCGCTCGGTCCCCGAGTCCGCTTCAGTGTCTGCTCAGTCCCTGAGTCCGCTTCAGT TCCCTGAGTCTGCTTCAGTGTCCGCTCAGTCCCCGAGTCCGCTTCAGTGTCCGCTCGGTCCCCGAGTCCGCTTCAGTGTCCGCTCAGTCCCCAAGTCCGCTTCAGTGTCTGCTCAGTCCCTGAGTCCGCTTCAGTGTCCGCTCAGTCCCCGAGTCCGCTTCAGTGTCCGCTCAGTCCCCAAGTCCGCTTCAGTGTCTGCTCAGTCCCTGAGTCCGCTTCAGTGTCCGCTCGGTCCCCGAGTCTGCTTCAGTGTCCGCTCAGTCCCCAAGTCCGCTTCAGTGTCTGCTCAGTCCCTGAGTCCGCTTCAGTGTCCGCTCAGTCCCCGAGTCCGCTTCAGTGTCCGCTCAGTCCCCGAGTCCGCTTCAGTGTCCGCTGAGTCCCCGAGTCCGCTTCAGTGTCCGCTCAGTCCCCGAGTCCTCTTCAGTGTCCGCTCAGTCCCTGAGTCCGCTTCAGTGTCTGCTCAGTCCCCGAGTCCGCTTCAGTGTCCGCTGAGTCCCCGAGTCCGCTTCAGTGTCTGCTCAGTCCCTGAGTCCGCTTCAGTGTCCGCTCAGTCCCCGAGTCCGCTTCAGT TCCCTGAGTCTGCTTCAGTGTCCGCTCAGTCCCCGAGTCCGCTTCAGTGTCCGCTCGGTCCCCGAGTCCGCTTTAGTGTCCGCTCAGTCCCCAAGTCCGCTTCAGTGTCTGCTCAGTCCCTGAGTCCGCTTCAGTGTCCGCTCAGTCCCCGAGTCCGCTTCAGTGTCCGCTCAGTCCCCAAGTCCGCTTCAGTGTCTGCTCAGTCCCTGAGTCCGCTTCAGTGTCCGCTCAGTCCCCGAGTCCGCTTCAGTGTCCGCTCAGTCCCAGAGTCCGCTTCAGTGTCCGCTGAGTCCCCGAGTCCGCTTCAGTGTCCGCTCAGTCCCCGAGTCCTCTTCAGTGTCCGCTCAGTCCCTGAGTCCGCTTCAGTGTCTGCTCAGTCCCCGAGTCCGCTTCAGTGTCCGCTGAGTCCCCGAGTCCGCTTCAGTGTCCGCTCAGTCCCCGAGTCCGCTTCAGTGTCCGCTCAGTCCCCGAGTCCGCTTCAGT TGTCTGCTCAGTCCCTGAGTCCGCTTCAGTGTCCGCTCAGTCCCCGAGTCCTCTTCAGTGTCCGCTCAGTCCCTGAGTCTGCTTCAGTGTCCGCTCAGTCCCAGAGTCCGCTTCAGTGTCCGCTGAGTCCCCGAGTCCGCTTCAGTGTCCGCTCAGTCCCCAAGTCCGCTTCAGTGTCCGCTCAGTCCCTGAGTCTGCTTCAGTGTCCGCTCAGTCCCCGAGTCAGCTTCAGTGTCCGCTCAGTCCCCGAGTCCGCTCAGTCTCCGAGTCCGCTTCAGTGTCCGCTCAGTCCCCGAGTCCGCTTCAGTGTCCGCTCAGTCCCCGAGTCCGCTCCAGTGTctgctccagcccctgagtccACTCCAGTGTCTGCTCCAGCCCTTGAGTCCGCTCCAGTGTctgctccagcccctgagtccACTCCAGTGTCTACTCAAGCCCCTGAGTCCACTCCAGTCTctgctccagcccctgagtccACTCCAGTGTCTGC